A DNA window from Theobroma cacao cultivar B97-61/B2 chromosome 5, Criollo_cocoa_genome_V2, whole genome shotgun sequence contains the following coding sequences:
- the LOC18598460 gene encoding uncharacterized protein LOC18598460, whose amino-acid sequence MEGSVGAGFMAVFAVSGSVVFIAREVHKRLLSDFMKKIESELGGSAKCQVKKRVRFADDVMEPSSNNKEYRKRNRSSLAKQAKVGDVDEYDHPHQLLEMDDIMPLNRQVLYKGLLEYKTLKTHDASNFL is encoded by the exons atgGAAGGGTCCGTAGGAGCAGGGTTCATGGCAGTCTTTGCAGTTTCAGGAAGTGTAGTCTTCATTGCTCGTGAAGTCCATAAGCGTCTCCTCTCTGATTTCATGAAGAAGATTGAATCTGAATTGGGTG gaagtgcaaaatgtcaaGTGAAGAAAAGGGTTCGTTTTGCCGATGATGTGATGGAACCATCATCCAATAACAAAGAATACAGGAAGAGGAATCGTAGTAGCCTGGCAAAGCAGGCTAAAGTTGGTGATGTTGATGAATATGACCATCCTCATCAGCTCCTGGAAATGGATGATATCATGCCTCTCAATAGGCAGGTTTTGTATAAAGGGCTTCTTGAATATAAAACCCTTAAAACTCATGATGCTTCCAACTTCCTGTAG